Proteins from one Peromyscus eremicus chromosome 8a, PerEre_H2_v1, whole genome shotgun sequence genomic window:
- the Npm1 gene encoding nucleophosmin isoform X4 — MNYEGSPIKVTLATLKMSVQPTVSLGGFEITPPVVLRLKCGSGPVHISGQHLVAVEEDAESEDEDEEDVKLLSMSGKRSAPGGGNKVPQKKVKLDEDDEDDDEDDEDDEDDDDDDFDDEEAEEKVPVKKSVRDTPAKNAQKSNQNGKDLKPSTPRSKGQESFKKQEKTPKTPKGPSSVEDIKAKMQASIEKGGSLPKVEAKFINYVKNCFRMTDQEAIQDLWQWRKSL; from the exons ATGAACTATGAAGGCAGTCCAATTAAAGTAACACTGGCAACTTTGAAAATGTCTGTACAACCAACA GTTTCTCTTGGGGGCTTTGAAATTACACCACCTGTGGTCTTAAGGTTGAAGTGTGGTTCAGGGCCTGTGCACATTAGTGGACAGCACCTAGTag ctGTAGAGGAAGATGCAGAGtcagaagatgaagatgaggaggaTGTAAAACTCTTAAGTATGTCTGGAAAACGATCTGCTCCTGGGGGTGGTAACAAGGTTCCGCag aaaaaagtaaaacttgACGAGGATGATGAGGATGACGACGaagatgatgaggatgatgaaga tgatgatgatgatgattttgatGATGAGGAAGCTGAAGAAAAAGTTCCAGTGAAGaaa TCTGTACGAGATACCCCAGCCAAAAAtgcacaaaaatcaaaccaaaatggAAAAGACTTAAAACCATCAACACCAAGATCAAAG GGTCAAGAGTCTttcaaaaaacaggaaaaaactcCTAAAACACCAAAAGGACCTAGTTCTGTAGAAGACATTAAGGCAAAAATGCAAGCAAGTATAGAAAAA GGTGGTTCTCTTCCCAAAGTGGAAGCCAAGTTCATTAATTATGTGAAGAATTGCTTCCGGATGACTGACCAGGAG gCTATTCAAGATCTCTGGCAGTGGAGAAAGTCTCTTTAA
- the Npm1 gene encoding nucleophosmin isoform X2, whose translation MCSPLGFPGPRLRSGCELKADKDYHFKVDNDENEHQLSLRTVSLGAGAKDELHIVEAEAMNYEGSPIKVTLATLKMSVQPTVSLGGFEITPPVVLRLKCGSGPVHISGQHLVAVEEDAESEDEDEEDVKLLSMSGKRSAPGGGNKVPQKKVKLDEDDEDDDEDDEDDEDDDDDDFDDEEAEEKVPVKKSVRDTPAKNAQKSNQNGKDLKPSTPRSKGQESFKKQEKTPKTPKGPSSVEDIKAKMQASIEKGGSLPKVEAKFINYVKNCFRMTDQEAIQDLWQWRKSL comes from the exons ATGTGCAGTCCGCTGGGCTTTCCCGGGCCTCGGCTGCGCTCGG gttGTGAACTAAAAGCTGACAAGGATTATCACTTTAAGGTGGATAATGATGAGAATGAGCACCAGTTATCACTAAGAACG GTTAGTTTAGGGGCAGGGGCAAAAGACGAATTACACATCGTAGAGGCAGAAGCAATGAACTATGAAGGCAGTCCAATTAAAGTAACACTGGCAACTTTGAAAATGTCTGTACAACCAACA GTTTCTCTTGGGGGCTTTGAAATTACACCACCTGTGGTCTTAAGGTTGAAGTGTGGTTCAGGGCCTGTGCACATTAGTGGACAGCACCTAGTag ctGTAGAGGAAGATGCAGAGtcagaagatgaagatgaggaggaTGTAAAACTCTTAAGTATGTCTGGAAAACGATCTGCTCCTGGGGGTGGTAACAAGGTTCCGCag aaaaaagtaaaacttgACGAGGATGATGAGGATGACGACGaagatgatgaggatgatgaaga tgatgatgatgatgattttgatGATGAGGAAGCTGAAGAAAAAGTTCCAGTGAAGaaa TCTGTACGAGATACCCCAGCCAAAAAtgcacaaaaatcaaaccaaaatggAAAAGACTTAAAACCATCAACACCAAGATCAAAG GGTCAAGAGTCTttcaaaaaacaggaaaaaactcCTAAAACACCAAAAGGACCTAGTTCTGTAGAAGACATTAAGGCAAAAATGCAAGCAAGTATAGAAAAA GGTGGTTCTCTTCCCAAAGTGGAAGCCAAGTTCATTAATTATGTGAAGAATTGCTTCCGGATGACTGACCAGGAG gCTATTCAAGATCTCTGGCAGTGGAGAAAGTCTCTTTAA
- the Npm1 gene encoding nucleophosmin isoform X3: MEDSMDMDMSPLRPQNYLFGCELKADKDYHFKVDNDENEHQLSLRTVSLGAGAKDELHIVEAEAMNYEGSPIKVTLATLKMSVQPTVSLGGFEITPPVVLRLKCGSGPVHISGQHLVAVEEDAESEDEDEEDVKLLSMSGKRSAPGGGNKVPQKKVKLDEDDEDDDEDDEDDEDDDDDDFDDEEAEEKVPVKKSVRDTPAKNAQKSNQNGKDLKPSTPRSKGQESFKKQEKTPKTPKGPSSVEDIKAKMQASIEKAH, from the exons ATGGAAGACTCGATGGACATGGACATGAGCCCTCTCAGGCCTCAGAACTACCTTTTCG gttGTGAACTAAAAGCTGACAAGGATTATCACTTTAAGGTGGATAATGATGAGAATGAGCACCAGTTATCACTAAGAACG GTTAGTTTAGGGGCAGGGGCAAAAGACGAATTACACATCGTAGAGGCAGAAGCAATGAACTATGAAGGCAGTCCAATTAAAGTAACACTGGCAACTTTGAAAATGTCTGTACAACCAACA GTTTCTCTTGGGGGCTTTGAAATTACACCACCTGTGGTCTTAAGGTTGAAGTGTGGTTCAGGGCCTGTGCACATTAGTGGACAGCACCTAGTag ctGTAGAGGAAGATGCAGAGtcagaagatgaagatgaggaggaTGTAAAACTCTTAAGTATGTCTGGAAAACGATCTGCTCCTGGGGGTGGTAACAAGGTTCCGCag aaaaaagtaaaacttgACGAGGATGATGAGGATGACGACGaagatgatgaggatgatgaaga tgatgatgatgatgattttgatGATGAGGAAGCTGAAGAAAAAGTTCCAGTGAAGaaa TCTGTACGAGATACCCCAGCCAAAAAtgcacaaaaatcaaaccaaaatggAAAAGACTTAAAACCATCAACACCAAGATCAAAG GGTCAAGAGTCTttcaaaaaacaggaaaaaactcCTAAAACACCAAAAGGACCTAGTTCTGTAGAAGACATTAAGGCAAAAATGCAAGCAAGTATAGAAAAA GCGCATTGA
- the Npm1 gene encoding nucleophosmin isoform X1: MEDSMDMDMSPLRPQNYLFGCELKADKDYHFKVDNDENEHQLSLRTVSLGAGAKDELHIVEAEAMNYEGSPIKVTLATLKMSVQPTVSLGGFEITPPVVLRLKCGSGPVHISGQHLVAVEEDAESEDEDEEDVKLLSMSGKRSAPGGGNKVPQKKVKLDEDDEDDDEDDEDDEDDDDDDFDDEEAEEKVPVKKSVRDTPAKNAQKSNQNGKDLKPSTPRSKGQESFKKQEKTPKTPKGPSSVEDIKAKMQASIEKGGSLPKVEAKFINYVKNCFRMTDQEAIQDLWQWRKSL; this comes from the exons ATGGAAGACTCGATGGACATGGACATGAGCCCTCTCAGGCCTCAGAACTACCTTTTCG gttGTGAACTAAAAGCTGACAAGGATTATCACTTTAAGGTGGATAATGATGAGAATGAGCACCAGTTATCACTAAGAACG GTTAGTTTAGGGGCAGGGGCAAAAGACGAATTACACATCGTAGAGGCAGAAGCAATGAACTATGAAGGCAGTCCAATTAAAGTAACACTGGCAACTTTGAAAATGTCTGTACAACCAACA GTTTCTCTTGGGGGCTTTGAAATTACACCACCTGTGGTCTTAAGGTTGAAGTGTGGTTCAGGGCCTGTGCACATTAGTGGACAGCACCTAGTag ctGTAGAGGAAGATGCAGAGtcagaagatgaagatgaggaggaTGTAAAACTCTTAAGTATGTCTGGAAAACGATCTGCTCCTGGGGGTGGTAACAAGGTTCCGCag aaaaaagtaaaacttgACGAGGATGATGAGGATGACGACGaagatgatgaggatgatgaaga tgatgatgatgatgattttgatGATGAGGAAGCTGAAGAAAAAGTTCCAGTGAAGaaa TCTGTACGAGATACCCCAGCCAAAAAtgcacaaaaatcaaaccaaaatggAAAAGACTTAAAACCATCAACACCAAGATCAAAG GGTCAAGAGTCTttcaaaaaacaggaaaaaactcCTAAAACACCAAAAGGACCTAGTTCTGTAGAAGACATTAAGGCAAAAATGCAAGCAAGTATAGAAAAA GGTGGTTCTCTTCCCAAAGTGGAAGCCAAGTTCATTAATTATGTGAAGAATTGCTTCCGGATGACTGACCAGGAG gCTATTCAAGATCTCTGGCAGTGGAGAAAGTCTCTTTAA